A single Pseudobacteroides sp. DNA region contains:
- a CDS encoding DegT/DnrJ/EryC1/StrS family aminotransferase, producing MQSPRMLDNKWELAQFYGTVYGIEESQAIIEVLNEWAPTNNKKVREFESKFSEYVGGKYGIAANSWVGAAHLLAILMDIKKGDEFIVPALTFQASANIFHREGAKIVFADVDPRTFNIDPTKLEELITPRTRAIVVVHMCGQPCDMDPILEIARHHNLTVIQDAAHAPGTLYKGKKLGKLSDFVIYSFHQAKNISTLGEGGMLVTNNKEWVEKMKRLRGHGTGLYIGISSRMTDVQGAVGAIQMDRLESNNSIRRRLAYYMNTRIAEIEGMIVPYEMPDVYHVYHIYNVIIEPEVLGLDRGEFIKKLWTKKRILVGTQYYPTVNCLPAYKALGHGEGECPVAEDISSRLVSLPISPRFTESDMDELAEGIIDVVKLCKK from the coding sequence TTGCAATCACCAAGGATGCTAGATAATAAATGGGAGTTGGCTCAATTTTATGGGACTGTCTATGGCATAGAGGAATCCCAGGCAATCATTGAAGTATTAAATGAGTGGGCTCCTACCAACAACAAAAAAGTACGTGAATTTGAGAGTAAGTTTTCTGAATATGTAGGTGGTAAATACGGTATTGCAGCAAATTCATGGGTTGGAGCCGCACATCTTTTGGCTATTTTAATGGATATTAAAAAAGGTGATGAGTTTATTGTGCCAGCACTTACATTCCAAGCTTCCGCTAATATATTCCATCGGGAAGGAGCAAAGATTGTATTTGCTGATGTAGATCCTAGAACATTCAATATTGACCCGACCAAATTGGAAGAACTGATCACGCCAAGGACAAGAGCCATCGTGGTTGTCCATATGTGTGGTCAGCCTTGCGATATGGATCCTATTTTGGAAATTGCAAGACATCATAACTTGACAGTGATTCAGGATGCTGCCCATGCTCCGGGTACGTTATACAAAGGTAAAAAATTAGGTAAGCTAAGTGACTTTGTCATTTATAGTTTTCACCAGGCTAAAAACATATCTACCTTGGGAGAAGGAGGTATGCTAGTAACAAACAATAAGGAATGGGTTGAAAAAATGAAGAGGCTCCGTGGGCACGGGACAGGACTTTACATAGGGATAAGCAGTAGAATGACTGATGTTCAGGGTGCTGTTGGAGCTATACAGATGGATAGGCTGGAATCAAACAATTCGATTCGGAGAAGGCTAGCGTATTATATGAATACCCGGATAGCTGAAATTGAAGGTATGATTGTGCCCTATGAAATGCCGGATGTTTACCATGTGTACCATATTTATAATGTAATTATCGAGCCCGAAGTACTGGGGTTGGACAGGGGAGAGTTCATTAAAAAGCTTTGGACAAAGAAGAGAATTTTGGTAGGCACTCAATATTATCCTACTGTAAATTGCCTGCCAGCATATAAAGCTTTAGGACATGGTGAAGGTGAATGTCCAGTAGCGGAAGATATCTCATCAAGGCTGGTTTCTCTTCCGATTTCCCCACGTTTTACCGAATCAGATATGGATGAACTGGCAGAAGGTATTATAGATGTAGTAAAGCTCTGTAAGAAATGA
- a CDS encoding thioester reductase domain-containing protein, which translates to MSSIGSEIKKACVSFIKNWFYVKKEEGIFLTGATGFLGAFLLQELLEQTDSKIYCLVRPKRNMKAQQRLIETMKYYYLWKDAYISRIEVLVGDLAKPNLGLSDDQFNTLAGKIDSIYHVGAYVNFIYSYEALEPTNVGGTDEILRLATLKKVKPVHYTSSMNVFSLKDIENSTIVYEDSFPSLKESTDTTGDKMPRELKLLGLGYLQTKRVSERHIKSARSRGVQVNIYRVGRISGHSKTGACQTNDFFWRTVKASIPIGKWPDVGALIDFIPVDYTCKVIVHIARRSKIIGKNFHLFNRESFPHVQVIDCIKRQGYAVELCTYEEWLGRMKQKVRKTSERAAYSMAPMEPQSGDVFAGVYYDDGNTREALKGSGIVCPPVDQKLLDIYFDYFKAIGYFDTPNTIEQQT; encoded by the coding sequence ATGAGTTCAATTGGTTCAGAGATAAAGAAAGCGTGTGTTTCATTTATCAAGAATTGGTTTTATGTGAAAAAAGAAGAAGGAATTTTTTTGACAGGAGCAACTGGATTTCTGGGTGCTTTTTTGCTTCAGGAACTTCTGGAGCAGACAGACTCCAAGATATATTGCCTGGTACGCCCAAAAAGGAACATGAAGGCCCAGCAGAGGCTTATAGAAACGATGAAGTATTATTACCTGTGGAAGGACGCGTACATCTCAAGAATTGAGGTTTTGGTCGGTGATTTGGCAAAGCCTAATTTGGGATTATCCGACGATCAATTCAATACGCTTGCAGGAAAAATAGATAGTATTTATCATGTTGGGGCATATGTAAATTTCATTTACTCTTATGAAGCATTGGAACCGACGAATGTAGGAGGGACGGATGAAATCCTTCGCCTGGCAACTCTAAAAAAGGTAAAGCCAGTCCATTATACATCAAGCATGAATGTTTTTTCTTTAAAGGATATAGAAAACAGTACGATTGTTTATGAAGACAGCTTCCCAAGCCTGAAAGAAAGCACGGATACAACAGGGGACAAAATGCCTAGGGAATTGAAGCTATTAGGATTAGGATATCTACAGACAAAAAGGGTATCGGAACGCCATATAAAATCAGCAAGATCCCGAGGAGTTCAGGTAAATATTTATAGGGTGGGGAGAATCTCCGGTCATAGTAAAACAGGGGCCTGCCAGACCAATGACTTCTTTTGGAGGACGGTCAAGGCATCCATACCCATCGGTAAATGGCCTGATGTGGGTGCATTGATAGATTTTATTCCTGTAGACTACACCTGCAAGGTCATCGTTCATATTGCAAGACGCAGCAAGATCATAGGGAAAAACTTTCACTTATTTAACCGTGAATCCTTTCCGCATGTGCAGGTGATTGATTGCATTAAAAGGCAAGGTTATGCAGTTGAATTATGCACCTATGAAGAATGGCTCGGGAGAATGAAGCAAAAGGTACGAAAAACAAGCGAAAGGGCTGCCTATTCTATGGCACCCATGGAGCCACAGTCGGGAGATGTTTTTGCAGGGGTATATTATGATGACGGTAATACTCGCGAAGCCTTAAAAGGTTCTGGAATTGTATGCCCTCCTGTAGACCAGAAATTATTAGATATTTATTTTGATTATTTTAAAGCCATAGGTTATTTCGATACACCGAATACCATAGAGCAACAAACGTGA
- a CDS encoding FAD-binding oxidoreductase — protein sequence MLPKTADVVIIGSGAMGLSTAYHLALNGYSNIVVLERDSYPGGHSTSRCAGGFRHQFATEINILLSKLSNEMFLRYRDEMDCKAVLNSCGYMFVLTGNDNVEAFKSAMTIQHRLGIETQWITVEDIREKIPRVSLEDVVAATYYQMDGLIDVGNVMNAHISAVNRLGIKLLVDTSVLDIGVRNGRIDHVITSKGNISTPIVVNAAGARSAQICRMMQIDLPVKPVQQQLFVTSELPWVSEDFPVVIFPAEGIGFHKEGKGLLSGLHKPEVENESLNLSVDTDWEMVHCEKLIERIPSIEDSKIISSWAGFYEMTPDLHPIIGRMPWIEGLFCITGFSGHGFMHSPACGLLVSEEIIYGKAKTLDITSLRIERFHNAGEKTTEFYKI from the coding sequence ATGCTTCCCAAAACTGCAGATGTTGTGATTATTGGCAGTGGAGCTATGGGCCTAAGTACAGCGTATCACCTGGCTCTTAATGGGTATTCCAATATTGTTGTACTTGAACGTGACAGTTATCCGGGGGGGCACTCTACAAGCCGTTGTGCCGGCGGTTTTCGCCACCAGTTTGCTACGGAGATCAACATTTTACTTTCAAAGCTTAGTAATGAAATGTTTCTCCGTTATAGAGATGAAATGGATTGTAAAGCTGTACTTAATTCTTGCGGGTATATGTTTGTTTTGACTGGAAATGACAATGTGGAAGCGTTCAAATCTGCAATGACTATCCAGCATAGGTTAGGAATAGAGACACAATGGATAACGGTAGAGGATATAAGGGAGAAGATCCCTAGGGTAAGCCTTGAAGATGTGGTAGCTGCGACTTACTATCAAATGGATGGTTTGATCGATGTAGGAAATGTCATGAATGCCCATATTAGTGCAGTCAATAGGTTAGGCATTAAATTGCTCGTAGATACATCCGTATTGGACATAGGGGTGCGTAACGGCAGGATAGACCATGTTATAACTTCTAAAGGAAATATCAGTACACCCATCGTGGTTAATGCAGCGGGTGCAAGATCTGCACAAATTTGTAGAATGATGCAAATTGATTTGCCCGTAAAACCAGTTCAGCAACAATTATTTGTTACGTCTGAACTACCGTGGGTATCTGAGGATTTTCCGGTAGTTATTTTTCCAGCAGAAGGTATTGGGTTCCACAAGGAAGGAAAAGGTCTTTTGTCTGGACTGCATAAGCCTGAAGTAGAGAATGAAAGTTTAAATCTAAGTGTGGATACTGATTGGGAAATGGTACATTGTGAAAAGCTAATTGAACGTATCCCCAGCATTGAGGACAGTAAGATTATTTCAAGCTGGGCCGGGTTTTATGAAATGACCCCTGATTTACACCCCATCATAGGTAGAATGCCTTGGATTGAAGGACTGTTTTGTATTACAGGTTTTAGTGGCCATGGATTTATGCATAGTCCTGCTTGTGGGCTCCTCGTGAGTGAAGAAATTATCTATGGAAAAGCAAAGACTCTTGATATTACATCCCTGCGGATTGAGCGATTTCATAATGCGGGTGAAAAGACCACAGAGTTTTATAAAATTTAA
- a CDS encoding B12-binding domain-containing radical SAM protein yields MTVAMIAPLLTPEFAVEDLGVCYITAVLRENGYDVKLTSVIGGSEDYSEILEFKPEIIGITVYNQTVELVYKICQDLKKVLPDAYICIGGYAPTYHAMEMLIDEPSIDFAIRGEGELAFLELANNLSEGKDIWEIQGLAYRDAEKNRIILNERHQYVENLDELPFPSRDLLLKNNWNITLISSTRGCMRNCFFCCGNDFWKKGDHYHWRAESVKRAVDEIESLHKELGRSQFWIVDATFEDPGFNEERMTEFAKEIIKRGLVISYFVFCRAGFYKKASDELMKLLIESGMCEVYVGTEAANNYDLKVLGKGISVEDNIRSLEFFGKYDIYPEIGFINFNPYSTFEGLRENADFLEKYQYARFFRHFSSVNLYKGSILYEKVKKDGLLKEGAKFYEDFGYRYQDKRIEKLVCFLNEYIGSLQQESNFFNEYVVFERYYSDKLSHLKRFFKLSGTSAMNLLKEHQKNLDDILVGMNIKVSLWNRALIDLAEANWDYYAAKTISKEYVSAEYMAETLAKIRMERIRFGKNLAKIDTKLLSLIRVT; encoded by the coding sequence ATGACAGTCGCTATGATTGCTCCGCTGCTTACCCCGGAGTTTGCAGTAGAGGATTTGGGGGTCTGCTATATTACAGCAGTGTTAAGGGAGAACGGTTATGACGTCAAATTGACTTCTGTTATAGGCGGAAGCGAAGATTATTCCGAGATTTTGGAGTTTAAGCCTGAAATCATAGGAATTACAGTGTATAACCAAACTGTTGAGCTTGTGTATAAAATATGCCAGGATTTAAAGAAGGTGTTGCCAGATGCTTATATTTGTATAGGTGGATATGCTCCTACATACCATGCTATGGAAATGTTGATCGATGAACCGAGTATAGACTTTGCCATAAGAGGTGAAGGTGAACTTGCGTTTCTGGAACTTGCCAACAATCTCAGCGAGGGGAAAGATATATGGGAAATTCAGGGGTTGGCATACCGGGACGCAGAGAAAAACAGAATCATATTAAATGAAAGGCACCAGTATGTGGAAAACCTTGATGAACTACCCTTTCCCAGCAGAGACCTGCTGCTTAAAAATAATTGGAATATTACCCTCATATCCTCGACTCGTGGTTGCATGAGAAATTGCTTTTTCTGTTGCGGCAATGACTTTTGGAAGAAAGGCGATCACTACCACTGGCGGGCAGAAAGCGTAAAAAGAGCTGTTGATGAAATCGAGTCCTTACATAAAGAATTGGGAAGAAGCCAATTCTGGATTGTAGATGCTACTTTTGAGGATCCTGGGTTTAATGAAGAGCGAATGACGGAATTTGCAAAGGAAATTATTAAAAGAGGATTGGTGATTTCATACTTTGTATTTTGTCGGGCTGGGTTCTATAAAAAAGCCAGTGATGAGCTTATGAAATTATTGATAGAGTCAGGGATGTGTGAAGTGTATGTAGGTACCGAAGCGGCTAATAATTATGATTTAAAGGTATTAGGTAAAGGGATTTCTGTAGAGGATAATATAAGGTCATTAGAGTTTTTTGGGAAATATGATATTTATCCTGAAATCGGATTTATAAATTTCAACCCCTACTCTACCTTTGAAGGGCTTCGAGAAAATGCAGATTTTCTTGAGAAATATCAATATGCCCGTTTCTTTAGGCATTTTAGCTCAGTCAATCTATATAAGGGAAGCATACTTTATGAAAAAGTCAAAAAGGATGGCTTGCTGAAAGAAGGAGCCAAATTCTACGAAGATTTTGGATACAGATATCAAGATAAAAGGATAGAGAAATTGGTATGCTTCCTGAATGAATATATAGGAAGCCTCCAGCAGGAATCAAATTTTTTTAATGAGTATGTTGTTTTCGAACGTTATTATAGTGATAAGCTTTCGCATTTAAAAAGGTTCTTTAAGCTTTCAGGTACCAGTGCAATGAATTTGCTAAAGGAACATCAGAAAAATCTGGATGATATCTTAGTTGGCATGAATATAAAAGTTTCTTTATGGAATAGGGCATTGATCGACCTTGCAGAAGCAAATTGGGATTACTATGCGGCTAAAACAATCAGTAAAGAATATGTAAGTGCAGAGTACATGGCAGAAACGTTAGCCAAAATCAGAATGGAAAGGATCCGGTTTGGAAAGAACCTTGCAAAGATAGATACAAAGCTTTTGTCTCTTATTAGAGTGACCTAA
- a CDS encoding electron transfer flavoprotein subunit alpha, which yields MSMSINIEKCVGCKLCMKKCPSGAIRFKENKAFIIDRCTSCSMCMYSCKFGAIGRIEAETGVEALTDMLAYKGVWVLSEYKAGTIADVTLELLGSGRQLADSLGVSLSAIIMGEDTGEAAKTLIEYGADTVYEVEHPSLKCFNDEIHTDVFVQLVRMYKPEIVLIGATVYGKSLAPRAASKLNTGLTADCTSLEIDSERNMLLQIRPAFGGNIMATIICPNRRPQMATVRPKAMKALEPDRARKGSILRPVVKVPCEVKLKTIDSITRRIEMTNLKEADVIVSAGRGLGSYQNLGLVKDLARVLGGVVGASRSIVDAGWIGYSHQVGQTGKTVRPKVYFACGISGAIQHLAGMTSSETVIAINNDPEAPIFKVAKFGIVGDVLEVLPALITELKSRWGSIT from the coding sequence ATGAGCATGAGTATAAATATTGAAAAATGTGTTGGTTGTAAATTATGCATGAAAAAGTGCCCTTCGGGAGCAATAAGATTTAAAGAAAATAAGGCTTTTATCATAGACAGATGTACTTCATGTAGTATGTGTATGTATTCATGCAAATTTGGTGCAATTGGACGTATTGAGGCTGAAACTGGAGTTGAAGCCTTGACGGATATGCTGGCATATAAAGGGGTATGGGTATTAAGTGAGTACAAAGCCGGCACCATTGCAGATGTTACCTTGGAGCTTTTAGGCTCAGGCAGGCAACTTGCAGATTCACTAGGTGTCAGCCTTTCAGCAATCATTATGGGCGAAGACACTGGGGAAGCAGCTAAAACCCTCATTGAATATGGTGCGGATACGGTATATGAAGTTGAACATCCTTCTCTAAAGTGCTTTAATGATGAAATTCATACAGATGTTTTTGTACAGTTAGTTCGTATGTACAAGCCTGAAATTGTACTTATAGGTGCTACTGTTTATGGAAAATCACTGGCACCCAGAGCTGCCTCAAAATTAAATACAGGCCTTACGGCTGATTGTACCTCCCTTGAGATTGATTCGGAAAGGAATATGCTTCTTCAGATCAGACCTGCCTTTGGAGGTAATATTATGGCAACTATCATTTGCCCAAATCGTAGGCCCCAAATGGCAACAGTAAGACCAAAAGCAATGAAGGCACTAGAACCAGATAGAGCCAGAAAAGGCAGCATCCTCAGACCTGTTGTAAAAGTACCCTGTGAAGTAAAGCTAAAAACCATTGACAGCATTACCAGGCGTATTGAAATGACTAATTTAAAAGAGGCTGATGTTATAGTATCAGCTGGAAGAGGTCTGGGCAGCTATCAAAATTTGGGTCTGGTTAAAGATTTAGCGAGGGTGCTTGGAGGAGTTGTTGGAGCTTCGCGGTCTATAGTTGATGCAGGGTGGATAGGATATTCCCATCAGGTTGGGCAGACAGGTAAGACAGTTAGGCCCAAAGTATACTTTGCGTGTGGCATTTCAGGTGCTATACAGCATCTAGCAGGGATGACTTCCTCAGAAACGGTGATAGCAATAAATAATGATCCAGAGGCACCGATATTCAAAGTTGCAAAGTTTGGTATAGTAGGTGATGTGTTGGAAGTATTGCCTGCGTTAATCACCGAGTTAAAATCAAGATGGGGATCGATAACATAG
- a CDS encoding RibD family protein, whose amino-acid sequence MLPHVVVHNAVSVDGRMDCFEADVGLYNFLALIWKPDVMLSSSNTILSWFDNELATETVKAEMEKIRSRTEKETQDRKQLLAVVDSRGKVKVWHKLLETNHWRDVVVLCSESTPKEYLQFLDDIQIKYLITGEEKVNFHQALERLASEYGAKVVRVDSGGTLNGILFREGLVNEVSVLIYPLLIGGETPRSIFCAKDLVSAEGVMKLKLIETRKVRENLIWIRYGLERKGEEAV is encoded by the coding sequence TTGCTTCCACATGTTGTAGTACATAATGCGGTGAGCGTAGATGGCCGGATGGATTGTTTTGAAGCGGATGTAGGCCTTTATAACTTCTTGGCGTTAATATGGAAACCTGACGTTATGCTTTCCAGCAGCAACACGATTTTATCATGGTTTGACAATGAATTGGCAACGGAAACTGTAAAAGCTGAAATGGAAAAAATTCGTTCAAGAACCGAAAAGGAAACCCAAGATAGAAAGCAATTACTGGCCGTGGTAGATAGTAGGGGAAAGGTAAAAGTATGGCATAAGCTGTTGGAAACAAATCATTGGAGGGATGTAGTAGTATTGTGCTCTGAGTCTACACCAAAAGAATATCTTCAGTTTTTGGACGATATTCAAATCAAGTATTTGATCACAGGGGAAGAAAAGGTAAATTTCCACCAAGCATTGGAGAGGCTGGCTAGTGAATATGGTGCTAAAGTAGTCCGGGTTGACAGCGGAGGAACACTCAATGGAATTTTATTTAGAGAAGGATTGGTGAATGAGGTAAGTGTTCTGATATATCCTCTTCTTATTGGAGGAGAAACACCACGTTCTATCTTTTGTGCAAAAGACCTTGTTTCGGCTGAAGGTGTCATGAAACTAAAGCTTATTGAGACCAGAAAAGTCAGAGAGAATCTGATCTGGATACGGTATGGGCTAGAAAGAAAAGGAGAAGAGGCTGTTTAA
- a CDS encoding DegT/DnrJ/EryC1/StrS family aminotransferase has protein sequence MLSPRLEENKWDLPHSYGSMYGVEEAQAMLEVLNEWAPTNNKRVREYESRFSTFVGASYGVATNSWGGAAHLVAIMMDIKEGDEIIVPAMAMSATANIFVREGAKIVFAESNPRTFNIDVEKLEEKITSKTKAIIIVHMCGQPCDMDPIVDIARRHGLLLVQDAAHAPGAMYKGKGLGEFGDYVIYSFHQAKNICTLGEGGMVVTNNKEWAEKLKKLRGHGAGLYIGVSNRMTEIQAAVGLVQLDRIKTHTETRRRLSYYINEFIRDIDGLSTPYEISDVYHVYHLYNLLVDEKRLGMTKNELMRYLWKKRRIMAISYYPTVNCLPPYKELGHGEGECPITEEMAARAIALPMSPRYTEADIEEMVTGIRDVVNMRKKGLI, from the coding sequence TTGTTATCACCGAGATTAGAAGAAAATAAGTGGGATTTACCTCATTCTTATGGTTCCATGTACGGCGTAGAAGAAGCACAGGCAATGTTAGAGGTATTGAATGAATGGGCACCCACAAACAATAAAAGAGTAAGAGAATACGAAAGCAGATTTTCAACTTTTGTAGGGGCAAGTTATGGTGTTGCTACAAACTCGTGGGGTGGGGCTGCACATCTAGTAGCAATCATGATGGACATCAAAGAAGGAGATGAAATCATAGTACCCGCCATGGCTATGTCTGCCACTGCGAATATCTTTGTCAGGGAAGGAGCAAAGATTGTTTTTGCTGAGTCAAATCCTAGGACATTTAACATTGATGTAGAAAAGCTGGAAGAGAAGATTACTTCTAAAACTAAAGCGATCATTATTGTCCATATGTGTGGACAGCCCTGCGATATGGACCCCATTGTAGATATTGCAAGAAGGCATGGATTATTGTTGGTCCAAGACGCTGCTCACGCCCCAGGGGCAATGTATAAGGGGAAAGGGCTCGGTGAGTTTGGCGATTATGTAATTTACAGCTTTCATCAGGCAAAGAATATATGTACTTTGGGTGAAGGAGGTATGGTCGTTACAAATAATAAGGAATGGGCTGAAAAATTAAAAAAGCTGCGTGGACACGGAGCCGGGCTGTATATCGGGGTAAGCAACAGAATGACAGAAATCCAGGCAGCAGTGGGACTGGTCCAGCTGGATAGAATCAAAACACATACGGAGACAAGACGCAGGCTCTCATATTACATAAACGAATTTATTCGTGATATTGATGGCTTATCCACCCCTTACGAAATCTCCGATGTTTACCATGTCTACCACCTTTACAATTTATTAGTCGATGAAAAAAGATTAGGAATGACCAAAAACGAGCTAATGAGATACCTGTGGAAAAAGAGAAGAATCATGGCAATATCCTATTATCCTACAGTGAATTGTTTGCCTCCATATAAAGAACTGGGGCATGGTGAAGGTGAGTGTCCAATCACGGAGGAAATGGCAGCAAGGGCAATTGCTTTACCAATGTCTCCACGCTATACAGAGGCAGATATAGAAGAGATGGTTACTGGTATACGGGATGTAGTAAATATGAGAAAGAAAGGGCTAATCTAA
- a CDS encoding FkbM family methyltransferase, translated as MGQTGSFSDKLFLNGTKITYLPQYEEDWDMSSILLEYEEYFKYGITVKEGDTVLDIGANIGLFSLAVYDRCKGNVRIFIYEPIPEIYKMLKQNIELYNPENLIAFPFGVSNQSGVVSFTYYPNAPCLSTYDSKYIDLEIAQVLNDLENNNQSISETFDGFGNAGSDKNIRLKRMRAILELKTLFKEIKVECTVKTLSEIIRENQIQQIDLLKVDVGGSEFDVFSGLDNSDWNRIKQIVVKLPLGGGKLSELKNLLGINGYHNIRIEEQQESIKSMSFVLIYARR; from the coding sequence ATGGGGCAAACAGGCTCTTTTTCAGATAAGTTATTTCTAAATGGAACAAAAATTACTTATTTACCGCAATATGAAGAGGACTGGGATATGTCCTCAATTCTTTTAGAGTACGAGGAGTATTTTAAGTACGGCATTACAGTAAAAGAGGGAGATACAGTGCTTGATATTGGGGCTAATATTGGATTGTTTTCTCTCGCGGTGTATGACCGTTGTAAGGGAAATGTCCGAATATTTATCTATGAGCCGATTCCAGAAATCTATAAGATGCTCAAACAAAATATTGAATTATATAACCCTGAAAACTTGATTGCTTTTCCTTTTGGGGTTTCCAACCAATCAGGGGTAGTATCATTTACCTACTATCCCAACGCTCCGTGCTTGTCAACCTATGATTCTAAGTATATAGACCTGGAGATAGCACAGGTACTCAATGACTTGGAAAACAATAACCAAAGCATTTCTGAAACATTTGATGGTTTCGGTAATGCTGGATCTGATAAAAATATCCGTTTAAAGAGAATGCGTGCGATTTTAGAATTAAAAACCCTATTTAAGGAAATAAAAGTTGAGTGCACTGTAAAAACATTATCAGAAATAATCAGGGAAAACCAGATTCAACAAATTGATTTACTCAAAGTGGATGTAGGTGGTAGTGAATTTGATGTTTTCTCGGGTTTAGATAATAGTGATTGGAATAGAATTAAACAAATCGTTGTGAAATTGCCATTAGGTGGAGGTAAGTTGTCCGAGCTAAAGAACTTATTGGGGATTAATGGCTATCACAATATACGGATAGAAGAGCAACAAGAAAGCATAAAAAGCATGTCCTTTGTTTTAATCTACGCGAGAAGATGA
- a CDS encoding electron transfer flavoprotein subunit beta/FixA family protein, whose translation MNVIVCVKQVPATNEIKIDNETKTIIREGMEAIINPFDMYAVEEALRIKEKSDGKVTVISMGIPSVAEILKKMIALGADEAILLSDKAFAGADSLATAYTLSLGIEKIGAYDLVICGNQAIDGDTAQVGPSLAEKLGIPHTTCVRRIEEISKGRLSCQRLTEDGFDIVEMQLPALLTVVKEINEPRNPTLKGMKRAKETVIKVWNAEDLEADKDLCGLKGSATQVVNTFIPEHDYGCEIINGTLEEQVKRLADRVLPLCFDECK comes from the coding sequence TTGAATGTTATAGTTTGTGTAAAGCAGGTTCCCGCTACAAATGAAATTAAGATAGACAATGAAACCAAAACAATAATCCGTGAAGGAATGGAAGCTATTATAAATCCCTTTGATATGTATGCAGTAGAAGAAGCTTTAAGAATCAAGGAAAAATCAGATGGAAAAGTGACAGTGATCAGTATGGGAATACCTTCGGTTGCAGAGATTTTAAAGAAGATGATTGCCCTGGGAGCTGATGAAGCTATACTTTTAAGTGATAAAGCATTTGCAGGTGCTGATAGTCTTGCTACTGCATATACACTATCCTTAGGCATTGAAAAAATTGGAGCCTATGATTTGGTAATATGCGGGAATCAGGCTATAGACGGAGACACTGCACAAGTAGGGCCAAGTCTTGCTGAAAAACTAGGGATTCCACATACTACATGTGTGAGAAGGATTGAAGAGATAAGCAAAGGCCGCTTGAGCTGCCAGAGGCTAACTGAGGATGGTTTTGATATTGTGGAAATGCAACTTCCTGCTTTGCTTACTGTTGTGAAGGAGATCAATGAACCAAGAAACCCAACATTAAAAGGAATGAAAAGAGCAAAGGAAACAGTCATAAAAGTTTGGAATGCTGAAGATTTAGAGGCAGACAAAGATTTATGTGGCTTAAAAGGTTCTGCAACGCAGGTGGTCAATACATTTATACCTGAGCATGACTATGGATGTGAAATAATCAATGGTACTCTGGAAGAACAGGTAAAGAGGCTCGCTGATAGGGTATTGCCTCTTTGTTTTGATGAATGCAAATAA